The following proteins are encoded in a genomic region of Myxococcota bacterium:
- a CDS encoding glycoside hydrolase family 15 protein: MDLYTSAERLARAFDAARRRGAIGQHALIGDGTSCALVGVDGSIDWLCLPRFDSPSVFAALLDPARGGRFRVGPVGEQWESLQAYDDGTNVVQTLFRGERGVVQLTDSMPWSGDDEQFSVREVHRLVEAREGEMELELVFDPRFDYARGATRVSPAEHGALAEGEHGERLALAIEGGVRVEPRADGGVGARFRLRAGERRWILLSWRQNRPEPVAAYRPFEQLRRTRRFWRRWSSRLSYDGPWRHDVQRAALTLKLLQYAPTGAMVAAPTTSLPEWPGGTRNWDYRFSWTRDSAMAIRAMNLIGYGPEALRFFHFVRDCVDRRGALDIMVSIDGNDVAREEILGHFAGHAGSAPVRIGNAAALQRQHDIVGPLLDAVFLHENTGGLTSLRLWREIRHLVDRAADTIDEPDHGIWEPRARPRHHLHSKLMTWVALDRALRLAPLFGGDREQERWRAAHLRLRSDIETRGWSERAQSFTGTYGGDDADATLLLLPVYGFLPGDDPRVVHTLDRVRRELGVGRFLRRYAGEDGIDGAEGAFLLCGFWLAEALALAGRLDEALDVFAAHAGAANHVGLLAEEVDPATGALLGNFPQAFSHLGLVHAAVRLDLALRQRDEGIDAAPLLSADHRWGAWREG, translated from the coding sequence GTGGATCTCTACACGAGCGCCGAGCGCCTGGCCCGCGCGTTCGACGCCGCGCGCCGCCGCGGCGCGATCGGCCAGCACGCGCTGATCGGCGACGGCACGAGCTGCGCGCTCGTCGGCGTCGACGGCTCGATCGACTGGCTCTGCCTGCCGCGCTTCGACTCGCCGAGCGTGTTCGCCGCGCTCCTCGACCCCGCGCGCGGCGGCCGCTTCCGCGTCGGCCCGGTCGGCGAGCAGTGGGAGAGCCTTCAGGCCTACGACGACGGCACGAACGTCGTGCAGACGCTGTTCCGCGGCGAGCGCGGCGTCGTCCAGCTCACCGACTCGATGCCGTGGAGCGGCGACGACGAGCAGTTCTCGGTGCGCGAGGTGCACCGCCTGGTCGAGGCGCGCGAGGGCGAGATGGAGCTCGAGCTCGTCTTCGACCCGCGCTTCGACTACGCGCGCGGGGCGACGCGCGTCTCGCCCGCCGAGCACGGCGCGCTCGCCGAGGGCGAGCACGGCGAGCGCCTCGCGCTCGCGATCGAGGGCGGCGTGCGCGTCGAGCCGCGCGCCGACGGCGGCGTGGGCGCGCGCTTCCGCCTCCGCGCCGGCGAGCGCCGCTGGATCCTGCTCTCGTGGCGCCAGAACCGGCCCGAGCCGGTCGCCGCCTACCGCCCGTTCGAGCAGCTGCGCCGGACGCGCCGCTTCTGGCGTCGCTGGTCGTCGCGCCTCTCGTACGACGGCCCCTGGCGCCACGACGTCCAGCGCGCCGCGCTCACGCTGAAGCTGCTGCAGTACGCGCCGACGGGCGCGATGGTCGCCGCGCCGACGACGAGCCTTCCCGAGTGGCCGGGCGGAACGCGCAACTGGGACTACCGGTTCTCGTGGACGCGCGACAGCGCGATGGCGATCCGCGCGATGAACCTGATCGGCTACGGGCCCGAGGCGCTGCGCTTCTTCCACTTCGTGCGCGACTGCGTGGACCGTCGCGGCGCGCTCGACATCATGGTGTCGATCGACGGCAACGACGTCGCGCGCGAGGAGATCCTCGGGCACTTCGCCGGGCATGCGGGGAGCGCGCCCGTCCGCATCGGCAACGCGGCGGCCCTGCAGCGCCAGCACGACATCGTCGGCCCGCTGCTCGACGCGGTGTTCCTGCACGAGAACACCGGTGGCCTCACGTCGCTGCGCCTGTGGCGCGAGATCCGCCACCTCGTCGACCGCGCCGCCGACACGATCGACGAGCCCGACCACGGCATCTGGGAGCCGCGCGCGCGTCCCCGACACCACCTGCACAGCAAGCTGATGACGTGGGTCGCGCTCGACCGCGCGCTCCGCCTCGCGCCGCTCTTCGGCGGCGACCGCGAGCAGGAGCGCTGGCGCGCCGCGCACCTGCGCCTGCGCTCGGACATCGAGACGCGCGGGTGGAGCGAGCGCGCGCAGAGCTTCACCGGGACGTACGGCGGCGACGACGCCGACGCGACGCTGCTCCTGCTGCCCGTCTACGGATTCCTCCCCGGCGACGACCCGCGCGTCGTGCACACGCTCGACCGCGTGCGGCGCGAGCTCGGCGTCGGCCGCTTCCTCCGTCGTTATGCGGGCGAGGACGGGATCGACGGGGCCGAGGGCGCCTTCCTGCTCTGCGGGTTCTGGCTCGCGGAGGCGCTCGCGCTCGCCGGCCGGCTCGACGAGGCGCTCGACGTGTTCGCCGCCCATGCGGGCGCCGCGAACCACGTCGGCCTGCTCGCCGAGGAGGTCGACCCGGCGACGGGGGCGCTGCTCGGCAACTTCCCGCAGGCCTTCAGCCACCTCGGGCTCGTGCACGCGGCGGTGCGGCTCGACCTCGCGCTGCGCCAGCGCGACGAGGGCATCGACGCCGCGCCGCTGCTGTCGGCCGACCACCGCTGGGGCGCGTGGCGCGAGGGCTAG
- the nuoB gene encoding NADH-quinone oxidoreductase subunit NuoB, whose translation MREWLRQGADSFLTTRAEAVVAWGRRYSMFLYPFVTACCGMEFMSTAGPRYDLDRFGCALPRFSPRQSDLLMVVGTISHRQAPILKKVYDQMAEPKWVIAFGACTCSGGPYDNYATVQGIDTIVPVDVYIPGCPPRPEAVLDGLILLQERVAAERVRPDGRHREVRPLPVIESVEGTSGARSA comes from the coding sequence GTGCGCGAGTGGCTGCGCCAGGGCGCGGACTCGTTCCTCACCACGCGCGCCGAGGCCGTCGTCGCGTGGGGACGCCGGTACTCGATGTTCCTCTACCCGTTCGTGACCGCGTGCTGCGGCATGGAGTTCATGTCGACCGCCGGCCCGCGCTACGACCTCGACCGCTTCGGCTGCGCGCTTCCGCGCTTCTCGCCGCGCCAGTCCGACCTGCTCATGGTCGTCGGGACGATCTCGCACCGTCAGGCGCCGATCCTCAAGAAGGTCTACGACCAGATGGCCGAGCCGAAGTGGGTGATCGCGTTCGGCGCGTGCACGTGCTCGGGCGGCCCGTACGACAACTACGCGACCGTCCAGGGCATCGACACGATCGTTCCCGTCGACGTCTACATTCCCGGCTGCCCGCCGCGGCCGGAGGCCGTGCTCGACGGACTGATCCTGCTCCAGGAGCGCGTCGCCGCGGAGCGCGTGCGGCCCGACGGTCGCCACCGCGAGGTCCGGCCTCTTCCGGTGATCGAGTCCGTGGAAGGCACGAGCGGCGCGCGCAGCGCGTGA
- a CDS encoding NADH-quinone oxidoreductase subunit I: MAARVVVVDRKQRLGVLERTYLPMIARGLWVTARHFFRNLRGFATGRDRTDFVVQYPEERVDFPDAFRGMPVLVALEDGSPRCVACGLCEFACPTDCIAIVPGELEGAGIERHPVEFDIDMSRCMFCGLCEEACPEEAIVMSRLVEIAGYDRASMHFRKEDLLVPAKDLERRLHFLRGEYERGGEYESGGEPGGRRPEAHDGSEREA, from the coding sequence ATGGCAGCTCGCGTCGTCGTCGTCGATCGCAAGCAGCGCCTCGGTGTGCTCGAGCGCACCTACCTCCCGATGATCGCGCGCGGCCTCTGGGTCACGGCGCGCCACTTCTTCCGCAACCTGCGCGGCTTCGCGACCGGCCGCGACCGCACCGACTTCGTCGTGCAGTACCCGGAGGAGCGCGTCGACTTCCCGGACGCGTTCCGCGGTATGCCGGTGCTCGTCGCGCTCGAGGACGGGTCGCCGCGCTGCGTCGCGTGCGGGCTGTGCGAGTTCGCCTGCCCGACGGACTGCATTGCGATCGTCCCGGGCGAGCTCGAGGGAGCGGGCATCGAGCGCCATCCCGTCGAGTTCGACATCGACATGTCGCGCTGCATGTTCTGCGGACTGTGCGAGGAGGCGTGTCCGGAGGAGGCGATCGTGATGAGCCGCCTCGTCGAGATCGCGGGCTACGACCGCGCGTCGATGCACTTCCGCAAGGAGGACCTGCTCGTCCCCGCGAAGGACCTCGAGCGCCGGCTCCACTTCCTGCGCGGCGAGTACGAACGCGGCGGCGAGTACGAGAGCGGCGGCGAGCCGGGCGGGCGTCGCCCGGAGGCGCACGACGGCTCGGAGCGCGAGGCGTGA
- a CDS encoding DUF4388 domain-containing protein — MEDGGDLQLDEGLRRRLGLAGGESIRPLRAMGRTLVLERIDGQPRAAVPWDRELVLSADVQSFPLADLLSLVHSAGKSGFLSFTCGKVEKCVYLHRGEVIFASSNQNADRLGECLLRDERITLEQLRETERRFSPSERFGKSLVERGVLTPRELWNGVKAQVEVIVRSLFAYTTGFVHFWEGEVEPDNVVRLALPTRRLIAEGLEQRDDLLRFVAHLEDARVVLRRRDGKRDTLSGNGRAVYDALEDGDRFPALCRRAGFDPLSTARTLMLLKVLDAVEIGTVEADGDRLLVDLDKASADSDVVRGLVVDHVALLSELVAPLVMVDGEAAVRARLGELVSDVARAHPFLDGIEIGGGCVLDPEAVTQRALRIARDREAHVCQALGELVTYIEFELRHHPRLEDAERYVEAVEDLRAKIEH; from the coding sequence GTGGAAGACGGCGGAGATCTGCAGCTCGACGAGGGCCTGCGCCGGCGCCTCGGGCTCGCGGGTGGCGAGTCGATCCGCCCGCTCCGCGCGATGGGTCGCACGCTCGTGCTCGAGCGCATCGATGGCCAGCCGCGCGCCGCCGTGCCGTGGGATCGCGAGCTCGTCCTCTCCGCCGACGTCCAGTCCTTTCCCCTCGCCGACCTCTTGAGCCTCGTCCACAGCGCCGGCAAGTCCGGCTTCCTGTCCTTCACCTGCGGCAAGGTCGAGAAGTGCGTCTACCTCCACCGCGGCGAGGTGATCTTCGCGTCGTCGAACCAGAACGCAGACCGCCTCGGCGAGTGCCTGCTGCGCGACGAGCGCATCACGCTCGAGCAGCTGCGCGAGACGGAGCGGCGCTTCTCGCCGAGCGAACGGTTCGGCAAGTCGCTCGTCGAGCGCGGCGTGCTCACGCCGCGCGAGCTGTGGAACGGCGTGAAGGCACAGGTCGAGGTGATCGTCCGCTCGCTGTTCGCCTACACGACGGGCTTCGTGCACTTCTGGGAAGGCGAGGTCGAGCCCGACAACGTCGTGCGGCTCGCGCTCCCGACGCGCCGGCTGATCGCCGAAGGGCTCGAGCAGCGCGACGACCTGCTGCGCTTCGTCGCGCATCTCGAGGACGCGCGCGTGGTCCTGCGCCGTCGCGACGGGAAGCGGGACACGCTGTCGGGCAACGGGCGCGCGGTCTACGACGCGCTCGAGGACGGCGACCGGTTCCCGGCCCTCTGCCGCCGCGCGGGCTTCGACCCGCTCTCGACGGCGCGCACGCTGATGCTCCTCAAGGTGCTCGATGCAGTCGAGATCGGGACGGTCGAGGCGGACGGCGACCGCCTGCTCGTCGACCTCGACAAGGCGTCGGCCGACAGCGACGTCGTTCGCGGGCTCGTGGTCGACCACGTCGCGCTCCTGTCCGAGCTCGTGGCGCCGCTCGTGATGGTCGACGGCGAGGCCGCGGTCCGCGCGCGCCTCGGCGAGCTCGTCTCCGACGTCGCGCGCGCTCACCCGTTCCTCGACGGCATCGAGATCGGCGGCGGCTGCGTGCTCGACCCGGAGGCCGTCACGCAGCGCGCGCTCCGGATCGCGCGCGACCGTGAGGCGCACGTCTGCCAGGCCCTCGGCGAGCTCGTGACCTACATCGAGTTCGAGCTGCGCCACCACCCGCGCCTCGAGGACGCCGAGCGCTACGTCGAGGCGGTCGAGGACCTGCGGGCCAAGATCGAGCACTGA
- a CDS encoding dihydrolipoamide acetyltransferase family protein, translating to MSIAVELPALGESVVEGTVARWLVSEGDRVEVDQPIVEVTTDKVDAEIPSPAAGVVEKILAAEGETVQVGAQLAFIDTSAGAAAADSAPAKSEKPASAKPGNAAPAKAEKAAEAPAKAAPSDAAPKASPVAKRLAEGAEVDLGDVRATGAGGRITKDDVLRYAAAKVGAEGEPQSGPAKAAAPAPARAAAPAKAAAPAARPPWAQYELQEGDRVIAMSPQRRLIAEHMVYSKHTSPHVGTVAEIDMGAVAALRGKGKKRFQDTHGIALTFLPFIVHAVVRALREHPELNASVIDDAIVQKQAVHVGIAVETEKGLLVPVVRNADRLSLAGIAAAIDDLSTRARNRKLSPDELRGGTITVSNPGRMGNLYGFAIINQPQVAILRMGEMVKRPVVRTVDGSDAIVIRPMMHLALSYDHRAVDGQPANAFLFRIRELLEAGEFEL from the coding sequence ATGTCGATTGCCGTCGAGCTTCCGGCGCTGGGAGAGAGCGTCGTCGAGGGAACCGTCGCGCGCTGGCTGGTGAGCGAGGGCGACCGCGTCGAGGTCGACCAGCCGATCGTCGAGGTCACGACGGACAAGGTCGACGCCGAGATCCCGTCGCCCGCGGCCGGCGTCGTCGAGAAGATCCTCGCGGCCGAGGGCGAGACCGTGCAGGTCGGCGCACAGCTCGCCTTCATCGACACGAGCGCCGGAGCCGCCGCCGCGGACTCCGCGCCCGCGAAGTCCGAGAAGCCCGCGTCTGCGAAGCCGGGGAACGCGGCGCCCGCGAAGGCGGAGAAGGCCGCCGAGGCGCCGGCGAAGGCGGCGCCGTCCGACGCCGCGCCCAAGGCCTCGCCCGTCGCGAAGCGGCTCGCCGAGGGCGCCGAGGTCGACCTCGGCGACGTCCGCGCGACCGGCGCGGGAGGCCGCATCACGAAGGACGACGTGCTCCGCTACGCCGCGGCGAAGGTCGGAGCGGAGGGCGAGCCGCAGTCCGGCCCCGCGAAGGCCGCCGCGCCGGCGCCCGCGCGCGCCGCCGCTCCCGCGAAGGCCGCCGCGCCGGCGGCGCGCCCGCCGTGGGCGCAGTACGAGCTGCAGGAAGGCGACCGCGTCATCGCGATGTCGCCGCAGCGCCGGCTGATCGCCGAGCACATGGTCTACTCGAAGCACACGAGCCCGCACGTCGGCACGGTGGCCGAGATCGACATGGGCGCCGTCGCCGCGCTCCGCGGCAAGGGCAAGAAGCGCTTCCAGGACACGCACGGCATCGCGCTCACGTTCCTGCCGTTCATCGTGCACGCCGTCGTGCGCGCGCTTCGCGAGCACCCCGAGCTCAACGCGTCCGTGATCGACGACGCCATCGTCCAGAAGCAGGCCGTCCACGTGGGCATCGCGGTCGAGACGGAGAAGGGGCTGCTGGTTCCCGTCGTGCGCAATGCCGATCGCCTGTCGCTCGCCGGCATCGCCGCCGCCATCGACGACCTCTCGACGCGCGCGCGCAACCGCAAGCTGTCGCCCGACGAGCTGCGCGGCGGAACGATCACCGTGTCGAACCCCGGCCGCATGGGGAACCTGTACGGCTTCGCGATCATCAACCAGCCGCAGGTCGCCATCCTGCGGATGGGTGAGATGGTGAAGCGGCCGGTCGTGCGCACGGTCGACGGGTCGGACGCGATCGTGATCCGCCCGATGATGCACCTCGCGCTCTCGTACGATCACCGCGCGGTCGACGGCCAGCCGGCGAACGCCTTCCTGTTCCGCATCCGCGAGCTGCTCGAGGCGGGGGAGTTCGAGCTCTGA
- a CDS encoding NADH-quinone oxidoreductase subunit C, translated as MSLSDFGSIALRRLLDEHADAVLATHAHRGDATALVERGALARVLRFLRDDPACGFAMLADLCAVDYLGMAGDTDAALGRFEVVYHLLAPETLARVRVKARVPADAPEASSVCAIWPAANWMEREVFDLYGIRFAGHPDLRRLLLYDEFEGHPLRKDYPKTRRQPLIGPGG; from the coding sequence GTGAGCCTCTCCGACTTCGGCTCGATCGCGCTGCGGCGCCTGCTCGACGAGCACGCCGACGCGGTGCTCGCGACGCACGCGCACCGCGGCGACGCGACGGCGCTCGTCGAGCGGGGCGCGCTCGCGCGCGTGCTGCGCTTCCTGCGCGACGACCCGGCGTGCGGCTTCGCGATGCTCGCCGACCTCTGTGCCGTCGACTACCTCGGGATGGCGGGCGACACCGACGCCGCGCTCGGGCGCTTCGAGGTCGTCTACCACCTGCTCGCACCCGAGACGCTCGCGCGCGTGCGCGTGAAGGCACGGGTGCCGGCCGACGCGCCCGAGGCCTCGAGCGTCTGCGCGATCTGGCCCGCCGCCAACTGGATGGAGCGCGAGGTCTTCGACCTCTATGGCATCCGCTTCGCCGGCCACCCCGACCTGCGTCGGCTGCTCCTCTACGACGAGTTCGAGGGCCATCCGCTGCGCAAGGACTATCCGAAGACGCGCCGGCAGCCGCTCATCGGGCCGGGGGGCTGA
- a CDS encoding CDP-alcohol phosphatidyltransferase family protein has translation MTQSATPHDRPAPARLTLAWGVHFLTASGAVLGALAIVAISAGELARAALLMLAALLIDSVDGTLARKVGVAEVLPRINGRRLDDIVDYLNFAIVPVVFMLGAGHLLHWSVAALPILASAYGFAQEDAKTADDFFLGWPSYWNVVAIYLWLLQVSPLAGTAIVAFFSIAVFVPIKYVYPSKMPVFRRSSTFGGLVWGALVVMAVAAPELAARFHAVECSLAYPAYYLVLSFWLGGMAEPDELRGRR, from the coding sequence ATGACGCAGTCCGCCACCCCGCACGACCGCCCCGCGCCCGCGCGGCTCACGCTCGCATGGGGCGTGCACTTCCTCACCGCGAGCGGCGCCGTGCTCGGCGCGCTCGCGATCGTCGCGATCAGCGCGGGCGAGCTCGCGCGCGCGGCGCTGCTGATGCTCGCGGCGCTGCTCATCGACTCGGTGGACGGCACGCTCGCGCGCAAGGTCGGCGTCGCCGAGGTGCTCCCGCGCATCAACGGCCGCCGCCTCGACGACATCGTCGACTATCTCAACTTCGCGATCGTCCCGGTCGTGTTCATGCTCGGCGCCGGGCATCTGCTGCACTGGAGCGTCGCCGCGCTCCCCATCCTCGCGAGCGCATACGGGTTCGCGCAGGAGGACGCGAAGACGGCCGACGACTTCTTCCTCGGCTGGCCCTCGTACTGGAACGTCGTCGCCATCTACCTGTGGCTGCTGCAGGTGTCGCCGCTCGCGGGCACGGCCATCGTCGCGTTCTTCTCGATCGCGGTCTTCGTCCCGATCAAGTACGTCTACCCGAGCAAGATGCCGGTCTTCCGGCGCAGCTCGACCTTCGGCGGGCTCGTGTGGGGCGCGCTCGTCGTGATGGCGGTCGCCGCGCCCGAGCTCGCGGCGCGCTTCCACGCGGTCGAGTGCTCGCTCGCGTATCCCGCCTACTACCTGGTGCTCTCGTTCTGGCTCGGCGGCATGGCCGAGCCCGACGAGCTGCGCGGACGGCGCTAG
- a CDS encoding CrcB family protein, which yields MAGSPSSASATLAMWLAIFAGGGLGACLRVAVALAVDARAAAVFPWGLFAVNTIGCFAIGVFATLADEHGWLGPTLRAFAVAGVLGGFTTFSSFGLDTLRLALDGRAALACANAVGSVAAAIAGVAAGVAIARSLG from the coding sequence GTGGCGGGCTCCCCTTCTTCTGCGAGCGCGACCCTCGCGATGTGGCTCGCGATCTTCGCGGGCGGCGGCCTCGGCGCGTGCCTGCGCGTCGCGGTCGCGCTCGCCGTCGACGCGCGCGCGGCCGCGGTCTTTCCGTGGGGGCTCTTCGCGGTCAACACGATCGGCTGCTTCGCGATCGGCGTGTTCGCGACGCTCGCCGACGAGCACGGCTGGCTCGGGCCGACGCTGCGCGCCTTCGCGGTCGCCGGGGTGCTCGGCGGCTTCACGACCTTCTCGAGCTTCGGTCTCGACACGCTCCGCCTCGCGCTCGACGGGCGCGCGGCACTCGCCTGCGCGAACGCGGTCGGCAGCGTTGCGGCCGCGATCGCGGGCGTGGCCGCGGGCGTCGCGATCGCCCGCTCGCTCGGCTAG
- a CDS encoding PilZ domain-containing protein, with product MGDDANEATKATQRYRRVALQAGVRISTIDPELEPHTGRPYFRTSEDTCGNVSRGGAYVESDELVSPGRRVLVEIDLPEGAQVRAVGRVRWTKTAIESASAKAHFGMGIEFVGAEDGELDRLERVLEDVRRAHGEPAREDSPTPTGRRAPSRA from the coding sequence ATGGGCGACGACGCGAACGAGGCAACGAAGGCGACGCAGCGCTACCGGCGCGTCGCGCTCCAGGCGGGCGTGCGCATCTCGACGATCGATCCCGAGCTCGAGCCGCACACCGGCCGCCCGTACTTCCGCACCTCCGAGGACACGTGCGGAAACGTCTCGCGCGGCGGCGCGTACGTGGAGTCCGACGAGCTCGTGTCGCCCGGGCGACGCGTGCTCGTCGAGATCGACCTGCCCGAGGGCGCGCAGGTGCGCGCCGTCGGGCGCGTTCGCTGGACGAAGACGGCGATCGAGAGCGCGAGCGCGAAGGCGCACTTCGGAATGGGAATCGAGTTCGTGGGCGCGGAGGACGGCGAGCTCGATCGGCTCGAGCGCGTGCTCGAGGACGTGCGGCGCGCACACGGCGAGCCCGCTCGCGAAGATTCACCGACACCGACGGGGCGACGCGCCCCGTCGCGCGCGTGA
- a CDS encoding NADH-quinone oxidoreductase subunit D — translation MASDLHTEHQQLNMGPSHPATHGTVKFDVELDGETIVRLDVEVGYLHRGFEKECESGSWYQAIPYTDRLNYNSAALANLGFCMAVEKLLDVRVPERCEWLRMIAGELARVADHLTRCGAACLELQAMTPFLYGIEARELVWDLLEELCGARVTSNYVRIGGVKHGMPASFPRRARELVARVRTLLADFDAVVTSNRVFVDRLRDVGVLPARDCIAYGVTGPLLRAAGVPLDLRKDAPYLRYAEVDFDVPIGTVGDNYDRYLVCVAEMEQGLRIVEQCVERLEALGPGPVDVLDARVRWPAKARVFNRMEEMIQQFKAVTEGPRVPRGEAYTAIESANGELGFYVVSDGSERPWKVRCRPPSLLNLQPLGAMLEGALLADLIPTFDFVNMVGGECDR, via the coding sequence GTGGCGAGCGACCTGCACACCGAGCACCAGCAGCTCAACATGGGGCCGTCGCATCCGGCGACGCACGGCACGGTGAAGTTCGACGTCGAGCTCGACGGCGAGACGATCGTCCGGCTCGACGTCGAGGTCGGCTACCTGCACCGCGGCTTCGAGAAGGAGTGCGAGTCGGGCAGCTGGTACCAGGCGATCCCGTACACCGACCGCCTCAACTACAACTCCGCCGCGCTCGCGAACCTCGGCTTCTGCATGGCGGTCGAGAAGCTGCTCGACGTGCGCGTGCCGGAGCGCTGCGAGTGGCTGCGCATGATCGCGGGCGAGCTCGCCCGCGTGGCCGACCACCTGACGCGCTGCGGTGCCGCGTGTCTCGAGCTGCAGGCGATGACGCCCTTCCTGTACGGGATCGAGGCGCGCGAGCTCGTGTGGGACCTGCTCGAGGAGCTCTGCGGCGCGCGCGTCACGTCGAACTACGTGCGCATCGGCGGCGTGAAGCACGGCATGCCCGCGTCCTTCCCGCGGCGCGCGCGCGAGCTCGTCGCGCGCGTGCGCACGCTGCTCGCGGACTTCGACGCCGTCGTCACGAGCAACCGCGTCTTCGTGGATCGCCTGCGCGACGTCGGCGTCCTCCCCGCGCGCGACTGCATCGCGTACGGCGTGACGGGGCCGCTGCTGCGCGCGGCCGGCGTGCCGCTCGACCTGCGCAAGGACGCCCCGTACCTGCGCTATGCGGAGGTCGACTTCGACGTCCCGATCGGCACGGTCGGCGACAACTACGACCGCTATCTGGTGTGCGTCGCCGAGATGGAGCAGGGGCTCCGCATCGTCGAGCAGTGCGTCGAGCGTCTCGAGGCGCTCGGGCCGGGCCCCGTCGACGTCCTCGACGCGCGCGTGCGCTGGCCGGCCAAGGCGCGCGTCTTCAACCGGATGGAGGAGATGATCCAGCAGTTCAAGGCGGTGACGGAGGGACCGCGCGTGCCGCGCGGCGAGGCCTACACGGCGATCGAGTCCGCGAACGGCGAGCTCGGCTTCTACGTCGTGTCCGACGGCAGCGAGCGGCCCTGGAAGGTGCGCTGCCGGCCGCCGAGCCTGCTGAACCTCCAGCCGCTCGGCGCGATGCTCGAGGGCGCGCTGCTCGCCGACCTGATCCCGACCTTCGACTTCGTGAACATGGTCGGCGGCGAGTGCGACCGGTGA
- a CDS encoding glycosyltransferase family 2 protein, translating to MFHGKKIVVVMPAYNAAKTIEKTYREIPLDLVDEVVVTDDASRDDTVEVARRLGLHTIVHERNRGYGGNQKTCYDAALELGADVVVMLHPDYQYTPKLLAPMIGMITDGPFDVVLGSRILGGSALAGGMPYYKYFANRFLTATQNFLAGAKLSEYHTGYRAFSRDVLTTCALEENSDDFVFDNQMLAQIIYAGFAIGEVSCPAAYFEEASSIDFRRSVTYGLGVLGTSLQLFLQRNGLARYAIFEPGGRKLPAASSPRAAG from the coding sequence TTGTTCCACGGAAAGAAGATCGTCGTCGTGATGCCGGCCTACAACGCGGCGAAGACGATCGAGAAGACCTACCGGGAGATTCCGCTCGACCTCGTCGACGAGGTGGTCGTGACCGACGACGCCAGTCGCGACGACACGGTCGAGGTCGCGCGCAGGCTCGGGCTCCACACCATCGTGCACGAGCGCAACCGCGGGTACGGGGGCAACCAGAAGACGTGCTACGACGCGGCGCTAGAGCTCGGCGCCGACGTCGTCGTCATGCTCCACCCCGATTACCAGTACACGCCCAAGCTGCTCGCCCCGATGATCGGCATGATCACCGACGGCCCGTTCGACGTCGTGCTCGGCTCGCGCATCCTCGGCGGGAGCGCGCTCGCCGGCGGGATGCCCTACTACAAGTACTTCGCGAACCGCTTCCTGACGGCGACGCAGAACTTCCTCGCGGGCGCCAAGCTCTCCGAGTACCACACGGGCTACCGCGCCTTCTCGCGCGACGTGCTCACGACGTGCGCGCTCGAGGAGAACTCGGACGACTTCGTCTTCGACAACCAGATGCTCGCCCAGATCATCTACGCGGGCTTCGCGATCGGCGAGGTGAGCTGCCCGGCCGCCTACTTCGAGGAAGCGTCGTCGATCGACTTCCGCCGCTCCGTCACGTACGGGCTCGGCGTGCTGGGCACGTCGCTGCAGCTCTTCCTCCAGCGCAACGGGCTCGCCCGCTACGCGATCTTCGAGCCCGGAGGACGCAAGCTCCCCGCCGCGTCGAGCCCGCGCGCGGCCGGCTGA
- a CDS encoding gamma carbonic anhydrase family protein: MPTPHPDPTSDARLGRDVFLAPGAQLYGAVEIADRGSVWPHAVVRAEANRVAVGRVSNLQDFAMLHVGYEHSTVIGAFCSVTHHATVHGAIVEDACLIGINAVVMDGAVIGRGSIVAPGAVVREGTVVPPHSIVAGVPAKVLKTRDSERENRLNAWQYFRNARAYARGDHRAWEGRAYRGWLEWMRDAIAADRDLAPDFDPRVE; encoded by the coding sequence ATGCCGACGCCGCACCCCGACCCGACCTCCGACGCGCGCCTCGGCCGCGACGTCTTCCTCGCCCCTGGCGCGCAGCTCTACGGAGCCGTCGAGATCGCCGACCGCGGCTCGGTCTGGCCGCACGCCGTGGTGCGCGCCGAAGCGAACCGCGTCGCCGTCGGGCGCGTCTCGAACCTCCAGGACTTCGCGATGCTCCACGTCGGCTACGAGCACTCGACGGTGATCGGCGCCTTCTGCTCGGTCACGCACCACGCGACCGTGCACGGCGCGATCGTCGAGGACGCGTGCCTGATCGGCATCAACGCCGTCGTGATGGACGGAGCGGTGATCGGTCGCGGCTCGATCGTCGCGCCGGGCGCCGTCGTGCGCGAGGGCACGGTCGTGCCGCCGCACTCGATCGTCGCGGGCGTGCCCGCGAAGGTGCTGAAGACGCGCGACAGCGAGCGCGAGAACCGGCTCAACGCGTGGCAGTACTTCCGCAACGCGCGTGCCTATGCGCGCGGCGACCACCGCGCCTGGGAGGGCCGCGCCTACCGCGGCTGGCTCGAGTGGATGCGCGACGCGATCGCGGCCGATCGCGACCTCGCGCCGGACTTCGACCCCCGCGTCGAGTGA